GGATCTATCATTGAAGCATTATCTAATGCAATGTTTCGTGTAGAGTTGGAGAATGGACATGTGGTAACGGCGCATATATCAGGTAAGATGCGTATGCACTATATTAAACTATTACCTGGAGACAAGGTTAAATTGGAGATGAGTCCGTATGACCTTACCAAAGCAAGAATTACATATAGATACTAAGATACAAGATGAAAGTAAGAGCATCAGTTAAGAAGAGAAGTGCCGACTGCAAGATTGTTCGCAGAAAAGGCAGGTTGTACGTAATCAACAAAAAGAATCCTAGATTTAAACAAAGACAAGGGTAATTATGGCAAGAATCGCAGGTATAGATATACCAAAACAAAAGAGAGGCGTAATCGCCTTAACCTATATTTTTGGAATTGGCAGAAGTAGGTCACAAGAAATTTTGAAAAAAGCCCAAGTTAGTGAAGATACTAAGGTTTCTGATTGGAACGATGATGAAATTGGCCGTATAAGGGAAGCTGTTTCAGGTTTTGTAATTGAAGGTGAATTACGTTCTGAAACTCAGTTGAACATTAAGCGTTTAATGG
The genomic region above belongs to Maribacter hydrothermalis and contains:
- the rpsM gene encoding 30S ribosomal protein S13 is translated as MARIAGIDIPKQKRGVIALTYIFGIGRSRSQEILKKAQVSEDTKVSDWNDDEIGRIREAVSGFVIEGELRSETQLNIKRLMDIGCYRGIRHRSGLPLRGQRTKNNSRTRKGKRKTVANKKKATK
- the infA gene encoding translation initiation factor IF-1 produces the protein MAKQAAIEQDGSIIEALSNAMFRVELENGHVVTAHISGKMRMHYIKLLPGDKVKLEMSPYDLTKARITYRY
- the ykgO gene encoding type B 50S ribosomal protein L36, which codes for MKVRASVKKRSADCKIVRRKGRLYVINKKNPRFKQRQG